The following proteins are encoded in a genomic region of Blastococcus colisei:
- a CDS encoding Fic family protein gives MAGWEDRTWRGVANAPSFADRASGSYRSYVPDLLVPRPLVLEPDVSALAWEAEAAVRGLGNRPGARGLEGLARFLLRSEAIASSRIEGLQVSPQQVGLAEIADEEAVTAQGVNQTARRVAANIYALRRATHELAGGPAVTLAGVSELQALLLADEPELHGVRDEQNWIGGSAYHPLSAEFVPPAPRHVDGLMEDLVDYLNHGAHAPLVQAGMAHAQFETIHPFRDGNGRVGRALIHTVLVRRGLTTHAVLPISPVLLTRSQEYVDGLTAYRHSGDAAGAEATAAVSAWLRVFLQAVAISVSQAEDFAARLDELRGHWDEALASWRYLHDRRETPRADSATARILETLQEHPVLTASSVVRLFDVSRGAAARALDELSEAGVLTRRRLDGRTSAYLSMDVFELITSAERRLASTRWDTGHSRPARPVPYPTAR, from the coding sequence ATGGCCGGCTGGGAGGACCGGACGTGGCGCGGCGTTGCCAACGCACCGAGCTTCGCCGACCGGGCATCGGGCTCCTACCGCTCCTACGTTCCCGATCTTCTCGTGCCCCGCCCACTCGTCCTCGAGCCCGACGTGTCGGCGCTGGCCTGGGAAGCAGAGGCTGCTGTCCGAGGATTGGGCAACCGTCCCGGCGCGCGAGGCCTCGAAGGCCTTGCCCGGTTCCTGCTCCGCTCCGAGGCCATCGCCTCCTCGCGAATAGAAGGCCTCCAGGTGTCACCGCAGCAGGTCGGTCTGGCCGAGATCGCGGACGAGGAGGCGGTCACCGCCCAGGGCGTGAACCAGACCGCACGACGAGTGGCGGCCAACATCTACGCACTCCGGCGAGCGACGCACGAATTGGCGGGCGGCCCGGCGGTCACGCTGGCGGGTGTCAGCGAACTCCAGGCGCTTCTTCTTGCCGACGAGCCGGAGTTGCACGGCGTTCGCGACGAGCAGAACTGGATCGGAGGTTCGGCGTACCACCCCCTGAGCGCGGAGTTCGTCCCGCCGGCCCCGCGTCACGTCGACGGGCTGATGGAAGATCTGGTGGACTACCTCAACCACGGGGCTCATGCTCCGCTCGTCCAGGCGGGTATGGCCCACGCCCAGTTCGAGACAATCCACCCCTTCCGCGACGGCAATGGCCGCGTCGGCCGCGCGCTGATCCACACGGTTCTCGTCCGCCGCGGGCTCACGACGCATGCGGTTCTTCCGATCAGCCCCGTGCTGCTCACCCGCTCACAGGAGTACGTGGACGGGCTCACCGCCTACCGCCACAGCGGCGACGCCGCAGGAGCGGAGGCGACGGCAGCGGTCTCTGCGTGGTTGCGGGTGTTCCTCCAGGCTGTCGCGATATCGGTCAGCCAGGCAGAAGACTTCGCCGCGCGCCTCGACGAGTTGCGGGGCCACTGGGACGAGGCGCTCGCGTCATGGCGGTATCTCCACGACCGGCGGGAGACGCCGCGTGCCGATTCGGCGACCGCACGCATCCTCGAGACCCTTCAGGAGCATCCCGTGCTGACGGCCTCCAGCGTCGTGCGGCTCTTCGACGTGAGCCGTGGGGCCGCGGCCCGGGCGCTCGATGAGCTGAGCGAGGCGGGAGTGCTCACCCGCCGTCGACTCGACGGACGGACCAGCGCCTACCTCTCGATGGACGTGTTCGAGCTGATCACCTCCGCCGAGCGCCGACTGGCCAGTACCCGGTGGGACACCGGCCACAGCCGTCCGGCCCGCCCTGTCCCCTATCCGACGGCGCGGTGA
- a CDS encoding UDP-glucose dehydrogenase family protein yields the protein MKLSVIGCGYLGAVHAASMAELGHDVVGIDVDERKVAALSQGKAPFYEPGFEELLARTLATGRLRFSTDFADAAGSQVHFVCVGTPQKRGEYAADMRYVQGAVESLLDVLAAGDLVVGKSTVPVGTAGFLAELVAGKVPGALLAWNPEFLREGFAVQDTLHPDRLVYGLPAGPDADTARALLDEVYAPIVERGTPKVESDYATAEMVKTAANSFLATKISFINAMAELCEATGADVKLLADAIGFDDRIGRKFLNAGLGFGGGCLPKDIRAFMARAGELGADQALTFLKEVDNINMRRRIRMVDLAREVCDGSLLGKRVAVLGAAFKPDSDDIRDSPALNVAAQLQLQGAVVRVTDPAAVDNSRRQWPQLDYADTAEEAAQGADAVLVLTEWKQYRELDPVAFGEVVKQKRVLDGRNALDREAWTAAGWSYRALGRRAG from the coding sequence ATGAAACTGTCGGTCATCGGTTGTGGCTATCTCGGGGCCGTGCATGCGGCGTCGATGGCGGAGCTCGGTCACGATGTCGTGGGCATCGACGTCGACGAGCGCAAGGTGGCCGCGCTGTCGCAGGGAAAGGCGCCGTTCTACGAGCCTGGCTTCGAGGAGCTGCTGGCCCGCACTCTGGCGACGGGGCGGCTGCGGTTCTCCACCGACTTCGCCGACGCGGCCGGTTCGCAGGTCCACTTCGTCTGCGTGGGGACCCCGCAGAAGCGCGGTGAGTACGCCGCGGACATGCGCTACGTGCAGGGCGCGGTGGAGTCGCTGCTCGACGTCCTCGCCGCCGGTGACCTCGTCGTCGGCAAGTCGACCGTCCCGGTCGGCACCGCGGGGTTCCTCGCCGAGCTGGTCGCGGGCAAGGTGCCCGGCGCGCTCCTGGCCTGGAACCCGGAGTTCCTGCGTGAGGGCTTCGCCGTGCAGGACACGCTGCACCCCGACCGGCTGGTCTACGGCCTGCCGGCCGGCCCCGACGCCGACACCGCCCGGGCGCTGCTCGACGAGGTGTACGCGCCGATCGTCGAACGGGGCACCCCGAAGGTCGAGAGTGACTACGCGACCGCGGAGATGGTGAAGACCGCGGCGAACTCGTTCCTCGCCACCAAGATCTCCTTCATCAACGCGATGGCGGAGCTGTGCGAGGCCACCGGTGCCGACGTGAAGCTGCTGGCCGACGCCATCGGCTTCGACGACCGGATCGGCCGCAAGTTCCTCAACGCCGGCCTCGGGTTCGGCGGTGGCTGCCTGCCCAAGGACATCCGCGCCTTCATGGCCCGCGCCGGCGAGCTGGGTGCCGACCAGGCGCTGACCTTCCTCAAGGAGGTCGACAACATCAACATGCGCCGGCGCATCCGCATGGTCGACCTGGCCCGCGAGGTGTGCGACGGGTCGCTGCTGGGCAAGCGGGTCGCTGTCCTCGGTGCGGCCTTCAAGCCCGACAGCGACGACATCCGCGACTCCCCGGCGCTCAACGTCGCCGCCCAGCTGCAGTTGCAGGGCGCCGTCGTCCGGGTCACCGACCCGGCCGCCGTGGATAACAGCCGCCGGCAGTGGCCGCAGCTGGACTACGCCGACACGGCCGAGGAGGCTGCGCAGGGCGCCGACGCCGTCCTGGTGCTGACCGAGTGGAAGCAGTACCGCGAACTGGACCCGGTCGCGTTCGGGGAGGTCGTCAAGCAGAAGCGCGTGCTCGACGGTCGCAACGCCCTCGACCGCGAGGCGTGGACGGCCGCCGGCTGGAGCTACCGCGCCCTGGGGCGTCGCGCCGGCTGA
- a CDS encoding glycosyltransferase has product MSDLLSVVARDWHLLVPLGVVGALSWSIWLIRKVLSARYRPTVNDYRTTTSVVVPSFREDPDVLERCLDTWLAQGPTEVIVVLDVEDDEAFRRLTARDEPRLTVLSFAHEGKRSALGVGIREAKGEVLVLCDSDTNWRPGLLDAVQMPFVDPTVGAVGTRQNVHLPMSSIWRRVADWIIDLRYLDYVPATGRAGAVVCVSGRTAAYRRSAVLPVLENLEHEFFLGRRCIAGDDGRLTWLVLASGYKTVHQDTARAMSMFPGTFKAFCKQRVRWSRNSYRCYLTAAWKGWLWHVPLVSQITVLQILFTPVTMFAAVYYVIAAGLTGAGWWGLGLAVTWLFLGRAIRSVSHLRRRPSDLLILPLVTLVIVMVALPIKTYALVTMNKQGWLTRRADLTGGEGQNEASLAAPAAATAVPAPTGAPA; this is encoded by the coding sequence ATGTCCGACCTCTTGTCCGTGGTCGCCCGCGACTGGCACCTGCTGGTTCCGCTCGGCGTCGTGGGGGCCCTCTCGTGGTCGATCTGGCTGATCCGCAAGGTCTTGTCGGCCCGGTACCGGCCGACGGTCAACGACTACCGGACCACGACCTCGGTCGTCGTGCCGTCGTTCCGGGAGGACCCGGACGTGCTGGAGCGGTGCCTGGACACCTGGCTGGCGCAGGGCCCCACCGAGGTGATCGTGGTGCTGGACGTCGAGGACGACGAGGCCTTCCGTCGGCTGACCGCGCGGGACGAGCCGCGACTGACGGTGCTCTCCTTCGCGCACGAAGGGAAGCGCTCGGCCCTGGGCGTCGGCATCAGGGAGGCCAAGGGCGAGGTGCTGGTGCTCTGCGACTCGGACACCAACTGGCGTCCGGGCCTGCTCGATGCCGTGCAGATGCCCTTCGTCGACCCGACGGTCGGCGCTGTGGGCACCCGGCAGAACGTGCACCTGCCGATGTCGAGCATCTGGCGGCGCGTGGCCGACTGGATCATCGACCTGCGCTACCTGGACTACGTCCCGGCGACCGGCCGCGCCGGTGCCGTGGTGTGCGTGTCGGGCCGGACGGCGGCCTACCGGCGGAGCGCCGTGCTGCCGGTGCTGGAGAACCTCGAGCACGAGTTCTTCCTGGGCCGGCGCTGCATCGCCGGTGACGACGGCCGGTTGACGTGGCTGGTGCTCGCCAGCGGGTACAAGACCGTGCACCAGGACACCGCACGGGCGATGTCGATGTTCCCCGGCACCTTCAAGGCTTTCTGCAAGCAGCGGGTGCGGTGGAGCCGCAACAGCTACCGCTGCTACCTCACTGCCGCCTGGAAGGGCTGGCTGTGGCACGTGCCGCTGGTCAGCCAGATCACGGTGCTGCAGATCCTCTTCACCCCGGTGACCATGTTCGCCGCGGTCTACTACGTGATCGCAGCCGGCCTGACCGGCGCGGGCTGGTGGGGGCTGGGGCTCGCGGTGACCTGGCTGTTCCTCGGCCGGGCCATCCGCAGCGTCAGTCATCTCCGCCGCCGCCCCTCCGACCTGCTCATCCTGCCGCTGGTGACGCTCGTGATCGTCATGGTGGCCCTCCCGATCAAGACCTATGCGCTGGTGACCATGAACAAGCAGGGCTGGCTGACCCGCCGCGCCGACCTCACCGGCGGCGAGGGCCAGAACGAGGCGAGCCTGGCCGCGCCGGCTGCCGCCACGGCCGTTCCGGCTCCGACAGGGGCGCCGGCATGA
- a CDS encoding right-handed parallel beta-helix repeat-containing protein codes for MSARPGRRVTAGRLFAGFLLTAAVLGAVALRPFEEEPVPMPLAPALVAAQSRSVDDSARQQRQLLLDEDDRLLRLVAGLRPGSAPYVVTVDGIDTLVLTPRGLDYGLGDLISNGVAEELPGGAVLLTEHVLVAPGARLSVTAPGTTLRLRSDATGIASLVAWKADLELAGDDGEALTVTSWDAQLRQPDDEVADGRAYIRTVSGDVEFSHVHAAGLGFWAGRTGGVALTGGSSGPSSGTIIDSSFEDGHYGLFASEAEDLEVSGSRFTANAVDGLALHRHTVGTSVIDSLVNENGRHGIAADQASEEVALTDVTASGNTEYGVYFSGSPLSDGPSAGGASLRAYGDLAITGGQLRDNGKGGVRVVDANHVAIVGTEVANNRDGIVLVNTAAPATVAGTTVTGDHRFGISATGGAATISDNRVTGGETAIRVRTASAAVTGNTVEGATNHGISVVGAAVASSVVDNTVAGRGPSGLDLHRLAPGVVIEQSGNDLDGWVRDRDNWVYWSTFVPNHPMLVLWVVILGAPLALGLRARRNRLTVGSAPYGDQIRRDRPAPRRVDLGRPMPSGGHA; via the coding sequence ATGAGCGCGCGCCCCGGACGACGGGTGACCGCCGGGCGGCTCTTCGCCGGCTTCCTGCTGACCGCCGCCGTGCTGGGCGCGGTCGCGCTGCGGCCTTTCGAGGAGGAACCGGTCCCGATGCCTCTGGCACCGGCACTGGTGGCCGCCCAGTCGCGCAGCGTCGATGACTCAGCTCGGCAGCAACGGCAGCTGCTGCTGGACGAGGACGACAGGCTGCTGCGCCTGGTGGCCGGCCTCCGCCCCGGCTCGGCCCCGTATGTCGTGACCGTCGACGGCATCGACACCCTCGTGCTCACCCCGCGCGGCCTCGACTACGGGCTGGGCGACCTGATCTCGAACGGCGTCGCGGAGGAGCTGCCGGGCGGTGCCGTGCTGCTGACCGAGCACGTCCTGGTGGCGCCGGGTGCACGGCTCAGCGTCACAGCTCCGGGGACGACGCTGCGCCTCCGCAGTGACGCGACCGGCATCGCTTCGCTGGTCGCCTGGAAGGCCGACCTCGAGCTGGCCGGCGACGACGGCGAGGCGCTCACCGTCACCAGCTGGGATGCGCAGCTGCGGCAGCCCGACGACGAGGTGGCCGACGGGCGGGCCTACATCCGCACGGTCAGCGGAGACGTGGAGTTCAGCCACGTGCACGCCGCCGGCCTGGGCTTCTGGGCCGGCCGCACCGGCGGTGTCGCCCTGACCGGCGGGTCGAGCGGCCCGTCGAGCGGCACCATCATCGACTCCTCCTTCGAGGACGGTCACTACGGGCTCTTCGCCTCCGAGGCGGAGGACCTGGAGGTGTCCGGGTCACGCTTCACCGCGAACGCCGTCGACGGGCTCGCGCTGCACCGGCACACCGTCGGCACCTCGGTCATCGACTCACTGGTGAACGAGAACGGCCGGCACGGCATCGCCGCCGACCAGGCCTCGGAGGAGGTCGCGCTGACCGACGTCACCGCGTCGGGGAACACCGAGTACGGCGTCTACTTCAGCGGGTCGCCGCTGTCGGACGGGCCGTCGGCCGGGGGCGCCTCACTGCGCGCCTACGGCGACCTCGCGATCACCGGCGGGCAGCTGCGCGACAACGGGAAGGGCGGCGTCCGGGTGGTCGACGCCAACCACGTGGCCATCGTCGGCACCGAGGTCGCGAACAATCGGGACGGCATCGTCCTGGTGAACACCGCGGCCCCGGCGACGGTGGCAGGCACGACCGTCACGGGCGACCATCGGTTCGGCATCTCGGCAACCGGTGGTGCGGCCACGATCAGCGACAACCGCGTCACCGGTGGGGAGACCGCGATCCGGGTGCGGACCGCCAGCGCCGCCGTCACCGGGAACACCGTCGAGGGCGCCACGAACCACGGCATCTCGGTGGTCGGCGCCGCAGTGGCGTCCTCCGTCGTCGACAACACGGTGGCCGGCCGCGGGCCCAGCGGCCTGGACCTGCACCGCCTCGCCCCCGGCGTGGTGATCGAGCAGTCGGGCAACGACCTCGACGGGTGGGTCCGGGACCGCGACAATTGGGTCTACTGGTCCACCTTCGTACCGAACCACCCCATGCTGGTGCTGTGGGTCGTGATCCTCGGTGCGCCCCTGGCACTGGGGCTGCGGGCCCGCCGCAACCGGCTGACGGTCGGCAGCGCGCCCTACGGGGACCAAATCCGGCGGGACCGTCCCGCCCCACGACGGGTCGATCTCGGCCGACCGATGCCTTCAGGAGGCCACGCATGA
- a CDS encoding right-handed parallel beta-helix repeat-containing protein: MTRTPTSLSRARAGRIGLGTRVLLPAAVALLALTACGSGSTDPSSASPTSSAVPLPSTASPTTAPPTAEENAGGTAALPEDCAAPDAVEVQNADGLQAALEEAQPGQVIRLADGTYEGNFVATTQATPDAPILLCGSRDAVLDGGDIDGDYTLHLQGASSWHLLGFTVTGGKKGVMVDAGTGHRIEGLLVTSMGDEAIHLRTNSSDNVVVGNTVRDTGLRKPKYGEGIYIGSAESNWCRQTDCEPDRSDRNLIMGNDIAGTTAEAVDIKEGTTGGVLRDNTFDGSAMVEADSWVDVKGNDWLIEGNRGTNSPTDGYQVHDVADGWGRGNVFTGNQASGITELAINAAGNRDLRESTTVACDNSGDGGTALSNVPCSDI; the protein is encoded by the coding sequence ATGACCCGCACACCGACCAGCCTCTCGCGGGCTCGCGCCGGCCGGATCGGGCTCGGGACGCGAGTCCTGCTGCCGGCCGCCGTCGCGCTGCTGGCGCTGACCGCGTGCGGATCGGGCTCGACCGACCCGTCCTCGGCCTCGCCGACCTCCTCGGCCGTGCCACTGCCGAGCACTGCCTCGCCGACCACCGCCCCACCCACGGCGGAGGAGAACGCCGGCGGCACGGCAGCGCTGCCCGAGGACTGCGCTGCCCCCGACGCCGTGGAGGTGCAGAACGCGGACGGACTGCAGGCCGCGCTCGAGGAGGCTCAGCCGGGACAGGTCATCCGCCTGGCCGACGGCACGTACGAGGGAAACTTCGTAGCCACCACGCAGGCGACGCCGGACGCGCCGATCCTGCTGTGCGGAAGTCGCGACGCCGTGCTAGACGGGGGCGACATCGACGGCGACTACACCCTCCACCTGCAGGGTGCGTCGTCCTGGCACCTGCTGGGGTTCACCGTGACCGGTGGCAAGAAGGGCGTCATGGTCGACGCCGGCACCGGTCACCGGATCGAGGGTCTGCTCGTGACCTCGATGGGTGACGAGGCGATCCACCTGCGGACGAACAGCTCCGACAACGTCGTCGTGGGCAACACGGTCCGCGACACCGGGCTGCGCAAGCCCAAGTACGGCGAGGGCATCTACATCGGCAGCGCGGAGAGCAACTGGTGCCGGCAGACCGACTGCGAGCCCGACCGCAGCGACCGAAACCTCATCATGGGCAACGACATCGCGGGTACCACGGCCGAGGCCGTGGACATCAAGGAGGGCACGACCGGCGGGGTCCTGCGGGACAACACGTTCGACGGCTCGGCCATGGTGGAAGCCGACTCGTGGGTGGACGTCAAGGGCAACGACTGGCTGATCGAGGGCAACCGCGGCACCAACTCGCCGACCGACGGCTACCAGGTGCACGACGTGGCCGACGGCTGGGGCAGGGGCAACGTGTTCACGGGCAACCAGGCCAGCGGCATCACTGAGCTGGCCATCAACGCCGCGGGCAACCGGGACCTCCGCGAGAGCACCACCGTCGCGTGCGACAACTCCGGTGACGGTGGGACCGCCCTCAGCAACGTGCCCTGCTCCGACATCTGA
- a CDS encoding UDP-glucose dehydrogenase family protein encodes MKISVIGCGYLGAVHAASMAELGHDVVGIDVDEAKIATLAQAKAPFFEPGFEELLARTLATGRLRFSTDFADAAGAAVHFVCVGTPQKRGEYAADMRYVQGAVESLLDVLAPGDLVVGKSTVPVGTAAALADLVAAKVPGALLAWNPEFLREGFAVQDTLHPDRLVYGLPAGPDGDTARALLDEVYAPIVERGTPKVESDYATAEMVKTAANSFLATKISFINAMAELCEATGADVKLLADAIGFDDRIGRKFLNAGLGFGGGCLPKDIRAFMARAGELGADQALTFLREVDNINMRRRIRMVELAREVCDGSLLGKRVAVLGAAFKPDSDDIRDSPALNVAAQLQLQGAVVRVTDPAAVENSRRQWPQLDYADTAEEAAERADAVLVLTEWKQYRELDPVAFGRIVKQKRVLDGRNALDRDAWTSAGWSYRALGRRAG; translated from the coding sequence ATGAAGATCTCGGTCATCGGCTGCGGCTACCTGGGAGCCGTCCACGCAGCCTCGATGGCGGAGCTCGGTCACGACGTCGTCGGGATCGACGTCGACGAGGCCAAGATCGCGACGCTGGCGCAGGCGAAGGCGCCGTTCTTCGAGCCGGGTTTCGAGGAGCTACTGGCCCGCACTCTGGCGACGGGGCGGCTGCGGTTCTCCACCGATTTCGCCGACGCGGCCGGGGCCGCCGTCCATTTCGTCTGCGTGGGCACCCCGCAGAAGCGGGGCGAGTACGCCGCGGACATGCGCTACGTGCAGGGCGCGGTGGAGTCGCTGCTCGACGTCCTCGCGCCAGGCGATCTCGTCGTCGGGAAGTCCACGGTGCCCGTCGGGACGGCGGCCGCTCTCGCCGACCTGGTCGCCGCGAAGGTGCCCGGGGCCCTGCTCGCCTGGAACCCCGAGTTCCTGCGCGAGGGCTTCGCCGTGCAGGACACCCTCCACCCCGACCGGCTGGTCTACGGCCTCCCCGCCGGCCCCGACGGTGACACCGCCCGGGCGCTGCTCGACGAGGTGTACGCACCGATCGTGGAGCGGGGCACCCCGAAGGTCGAGAGCGACTACGCCACCGCGGAGATGGTGAAGACCGCGGCGAACTCGTTCCTCGCCACCAAGATCAGCTTCATCAACGCGATGGCCGAGCTGTGCGAGGCCACCGGCGCCGACGTGAAGCTGCTGGCCGACGCGATCGGCTTCGACGACCGGATCGGCCGCAAGTTCCTCAACGCCGGTCTCGGATTCGGCGGCGGCTGCCTGCCCAAGGACATCCGCGCCTTCATGGCCCGCGCCGGCGAGCTGGGCGCCGACCAGGCGCTGACGTTCCTGCGCGAGGTGGACAACATCAACATGCGCCGGCGCATCCGCATGGTCGAGCTGGCCCGCGAGGTCTGCGACGGTTCGCTGCTGGGCAAGCGGGTCGCCGTCCTCGGCGCGGCGTTCAAGCCCGACAGCGACGACATCCGCGACAGCCCGGCCCTCAACGTGGCCGCCCAGCTGCAGCTGCAGGGCGCCGTCGTGCGGGTCACCGACCCGGCCGCCGTGGAGAACAGCCGCCGGCAGTGGCCGCAGCTGGACTACGCCGACACCGCCGAGGAGGCCGCCGAGCGTGCCGACGCCGTCCTGGTGCTGACGGAGTGGAAGCAGTACCGCGAGCTCGACCCGGTCGCCTTCGGCCGCATCGTGAAGCAGAAGCGGGTGCTGGACGGCCGCAACGCCCTCGACCGGGACGCCTGGACCTCCGCCGGCTGGAGCTACCGCGCCCTGGGCCGACGCGCCGGCTGA
- a CDS encoding LCP family protein: protein MSADEASAQATATPGAGGPGEPSTGNGAAISGERRRASRLLISLGVLGLVLALVLGGGLWFLVDRYAGNIDRVSDVFTGLDDTARPAHATPARATDEEPVTFLLVGSDTRADPEPGETPDGRSDAIMLARFTADRRHAQLISIPRDSWVDIPGHGMNKINASYAFGGPTLLIQTVEQLTRVRINHYVTIDFDGLIQVTDDLGGVDVVVAETTSNGPYTFPAGVNHLDGDMARWYLGQRYGLPGGDFDRVRRQQQYLQSLFGKLFSANTFGEPGRLDAVLLAVTSAVTVDDTLGNGELLALAYSLRNVTPESIDFFTAPVLGTGREGPASVVYLDAVACERMWAYLRSDSLAPNAAEFEKSALPAVPR from the coding sequence ATGAGCGCCGACGAGGCGAGCGCACAGGCCACCGCAACGCCGGGGGCGGGCGGGCCCGGTGAGCCGTCGACCGGCAACGGGGCGGCCATCTCGGGGGAGCGTCGCAGGGCCAGCAGGCTGCTGATCAGCCTCGGCGTCCTGGGGCTGGTTCTCGCCCTGGTCTTGGGCGGTGGACTCTGGTTCCTGGTCGACCGCTACGCCGGCAACATCGACCGCGTCTCCGACGTCTTCACGGGCCTGGACGACACCGCACGTCCGGCTCACGCCACGCCGGCGCGGGCCACCGACGAGGAGCCGGTGACATTCCTCCTCGTCGGCTCCGACACCCGAGCGGATCCGGAACCCGGCGAGACGCCGGACGGACGGTCCGACGCCATCATGCTGGCGCGGTTCACCGCCGACCGGCGGCATGCGCAGCTGATCTCCATCCCCCGCGACTCCTGGGTCGACATCCCCGGGCACGGCATGAACAAGATCAACGCGAGCTACGCGTTCGGCGGGCCGACGTTGCTCATCCAGACCGTCGAGCAGCTCACCCGGGTGCGCATCAACCACTACGTGACGATCGACTTCGACGGGCTCATCCAGGTCACCGACGACCTGGGCGGTGTGGACGTCGTCGTCGCGGAGACGACCAGCAACGGGCCGTACACGTTCCCGGCCGGGGTCAACCACCTGGACGGTGACATGGCCCGCTGGTATCTCGGCCAGCGGTACGGGCTGCCCGGGGGCGACTTCGACCGCGTGAGGCGCCAGCAGCAGTACCTGCAGTCGCTGTTCGGCAAGTTGTTCAGCGCCAACACCTTCGGCGAGCCCGGACGGCTGGACGCGGTCCTGCTGGCGGTGACCAGCGCGGTCACCGTCGACGACACCCTCGGCAACGGTGAACTGCTGGCGTTGGCCTACTCGCTGCGCAACGTGACCCCGGAGAGCATCGACTTCTTCACCGCACCGGTGCTCGGCACCGGCAGGGAGGGGCCGGCGAGCGTCGTCTACCTGGACGCCGTCGCGTGCGAGCGGATGTGGGCCTATCTGCGCAGCGACTCGCTGGCGCCGAACGCCGCGGAGTTCGAGAAGAGCGCGCTTCCCGCCGTCCCGCGCTGA
- a CDS encoding sugar transferase — MARRAWRTEYVRRTVLADALCAAVAALVAYLVRFGPVDPDAPVAPVHASPWVILLLPLFWVGAMLVARSYEERFLWVGPEEFRRVFFAAVTTLATVATVSWGLHLEVARGFVVIALPLATALTLGQRYVRRQLLHRSRSRGEHLQTTILVGHRNAVAALDEQMEREAYHGYRVIGCCLPADQYHPAADAFNGLPVLGDLSQVAEVVAKYEVDTVAVLPCPELDGPALRRLGWDLEKTRAELLLAPAVTEIVGPRVRIRPVCGLPLLHMERPELKGVRRLTKALFDKTAAGMGVLLLLPVLLGIALAVKVTSHGPVFFRQERVGRDGRTFSMLKFRSMVTGADRMVQQLQTTSDGNGVLFKKKNDPRITRVGRLLRRYSLDELPQLFNVLRGEMSLVGPRPPLPTEVERYGFDMHRRFLVKPGLTGLWQVSGRSDLSWDDSVRIDVRYVENWSLTFDFMILWKTVGAVFRGSGAY, encoded by the coding sequence GTGGCCCGTCGCGCATGGCGTACCGAGTACGTGCGCCGCACCGTGCTGGCCGACGCGCTGTGTGCCGCTGTGGCCGCGCTCGTCGCCTATCTCGTGCGGTTCGGTCCGGTCGACCCGGACGCACCCGTCGCGCCGGTGCACGCGTCGCCCTGGGTCATCCTCCTCCTCCCGCTGTTCTGGGTCGGGGCCATGCTCGTTGCCCGCAGCTACGAAGAACGCTTTCTCTGGGTGGGGCCCGAGGAGTTCCGCCGCGTCTTCTTCGCCGCCGTCACCACGCTCGCGACCGTCGCGACGGTTTCCTGGGGCCTGCACCTGGAGGTCGCTCGCGGCTTCGTCGTGATCGCCCTCCCGCTGGCCACCGCGCTCACCCTCGGGCAGCGCTACGTGCGGCGGCAGCTGCTGCACCGGTCCCGCAGCCGCGGTGAGCACCTCCAGACCACGATTCTCGTCGGTCACCGGAACGCCGTCGCGGCGCTCGACGAGCAGATGGAGCGCGAGGCCTACCACGGCTACCGCGTCATCGGATGCTGCCTGCCGGCCGACCAGTACCACCCCGCCGCGGACGCCTTCAACGGTCTGCCCGTCCTGGGCGATCTGAGCCAGGTGGCCGAGGTCGTGGCCAAGTACGAGGTCGACACCGTGGCCGTCCTGCCCTGCCCGGAGCTCGACGGCCCGGCCCTGCGCCGGCTCGGCTGGGACCTCGAGAAGACCCGGGCCGAGCTGCTGCTCGCCCCCGCCGTCACCGAGATCGTCGGCCCACGCGTGCGGATCCGCCCCGTCTGCGGCCTGCCGCTGCTGCACATGGAGCGCCCCGAACTCAAGGGCGTCCGCCGGCTGACCAAGGCCCTCTTCGACAAGACCGCTGCAGGGATGGGCGTGCTCTTGCTGCTGCCGGTCCTGCTGGGCATCGCGCTCGCCGTCAAGGTCACCAGCCATGGGCCGGTCTTCTTCCGGCAGGAGCGGGTGGGCCGGGACGGTCGGACCTTCTCCATGCTGAAGTTCCGCAGCATGGTCACCGGGGCCGACCGCATGGTCCAGCAGCTGCAGACGACCAGCGATGGCAACGGCGTCCTCTTCAAGAAGAAGAACGACCCGCGGATCACCCGCGTGGGCCGGCTGCTCCGGCGCTACTCCCTCGACGAGCTGCCGCAGTTGTTCAACGTCCTCCGGGGTGAGATGTCCCTGGTCGGACCGCGGCCGCCGCTGCCCACCGAGGTCGAGCGCTACGGGTTCGACATGCACCGGCGCTTTCTCGTGAAGCCGGGGCTCACCGGCCTCTGGCAGGTCAGCGGGCGGTCGGACCTGTCCTGGGACGACTCCGTGCGGATCGACGTCCGGTACGTCGAGAACTGGTCGCTGACGTTCGACTTCATGATCCTGTGGAAGACGGTCGGTGCCGTGTTCCGCGGGTCGGGCGCCTACTAG